The following are encoded together in the Nocardioides thalensis genome:
- a CDS encoding GNAT family N-acetyltransferase produces the protein MPIAPDLRDLSNAAVRLAPLRPEDSAELFRALDDERVWAGGWSGGPAARPATAEGMRAVVDRLNEAGFAFAVRDAGSGALVGTASLLAVDLANERCMLGGAAYSPAVWGTPVNAGTNLALLGHAFDDCGLGRVEFQTDVLNGPMCGALEKMGATREGVLRRHKKRADGTFRDSVVFSILADDWPTVRERLERRVAG, from the coding sequence ATGCCCATCGCACCTGACCTCCGTGACCTGTCCAACGCCGCCGTCAGACTGGCGCCCCTCCGCCCCGAGGACTCGGCCGAGCTCTTCCGCGCGCTGGACGACGAGCGCGTCTGGGCCGGCGGGTGGAGCGGCGGCCCGGCCGCCCGCCCGGCCACGGCCGAGGGCATGCGCGCGGTCGTCGACCGGCTGAACGAAGCCGGTTTCGCCTTCGCGGTGCGCGACGCCGGGTCCGGCGCGCTCGTCGGCACCGCGAGCCTGCTGGCGGTCGACCTGGCCAACGAGCGGTGCATGCTCGGCGGGGCGGCGTACTCGCCAGCGGTGTGGGGGACCCCGGTCAACGCCGGGACCAATCTCGCCCTGCTGGGGCACGCCTTCGACGACTGCGGGCTCGGCCGGGTGGAGTTCCAGACGGACGTGCTCAACGGACCGATGTGTGGGGCGCTCGAGAAGATGGGCGCGACCCGCGAGGGCGTGCTGCGCCGGCACAAGAAGCGCGCCGACGGGACGTTCCGCGACTCGGTGGTGTTCTCGATCCTCGCCGACGACTGGCCCACCGTCCGGGAGCGGCTGGAGAGGCGCGTCGCCGGCTAG
- a CDS encoding WHG domain-containing protein: MSSYHHGNLRAALVETAVELARTQGPAGVALREVARRTGVSHNAAYRHFADRDDLLREVADVGMHELGATMSARIKRVRAKDPRQRAVRRLRAVGTAYVEYALAEPGLFSVSFARASFDRLMGPYELLSGALDECAETGFLTATKREGAELVCWSAVHGFAMLHSSGPLAETPSRARDADLARLLDRIEDALRG, encoded by the coding sequence GTGAGCAGCTATCACCACGGCAACCTGCGGGCTGCCCTCGTGGAGACCGCGGTGGAGCTGGCGCGCACCCAGGGCCCTGCGGGGGTCGCGCTGCGCGAGGTCGCGCGCCGGACCGGCGTGTCCCACAACGCCGCGTACCGCCACTTCGCCGACCGCGACGACCTGCTGCGCGAGGTCGCCGACGTCGGGATGCACGAGCTCGGCGCGACGATGAGCGCGCGGATCAAGCGGGTGCGCGCCAAGGACCCCCGACAGCGCGCCGTGCGCCGGCTGCGCGCGGTGGGCACGGCGTACGTCGAGTACGCGCTGGCCGAGCCCGGGCTGTTCTCGGTGAGCTTCGCGCGAGCCTCCTTCGATCGGCTGATGGGCCCCTACGAGCTCCTCTCCGGCGCACTCGACGAGTGCGCGGAGACCGGCTTCCTCACCGCGACGAAGCGCGAGGGTGCCGAGCTGGTCTGCTGGTCGGCCGTGCACGGGTTCGCGATGCTGCACAGCTCGGGGCCGCTCGCCGAGACGCCGTCTCGCGCCCGCGACGCGGATCTCGCGCGCCTCCTTGACCGGATCGAGGACGCGCTCCGCGGCTGA
- a CDS encoding maleylpyruvate isomerase family mycothiol-dependent enzyme, giving the protein MTDDSYWSAVVSMRQRVADLLESLRPEEWDAGSLCSEWRVRDVAGHLSCVPTITTWELLRSGPRGRFDMNRMNTVIAKGYGDHEPAWIVARIREHAGARRTAKVLDTRNSLFDVIVHSQDIAVPLGRTFDVPPELAADGLARVWEMGMPFHARKRFAGLTLRATDADIAVGAGPEVRGPALSLLLLATGRAEVAAPALSGAGVDALPR; this is encoded by the coding sequence ATGACGGACGACAGCTACTGGTCGGCGGTGGTCTCGATGCGTCAGCGCGTGGCGGACCTGCTGGAGTCGCTGCGCCCCGAGGAGTGGGACGCCGGCTCCCTGTGCTCCGAGTGGCGCGTCAGGGACGTAGCCGGGCACCTGTCGTGCGTGCCGACGATCACCACGTGGGAGCTGCTCCGTTCCGGCCCGCGCGGTCGCTTCGACATGAACCGGATGAACACCGTCATCGCCAAGGGGTACGGCGACCACGAGCCCGCGTGGATCGTGGCCCGGATCCGCGAGCACGCCGGTGCCCGCCGCACCGCCAAGGTGCTCGACACGCGCAACTCGCTGTTCGACGTGATCGTGCACAGCCAGGACATCGCCGTCCCGCTCGGACGCACCTTCGACGTACCGCCCGAGCTCGCTGCCGACGGCCTGGCCCGGGTCTGGGAGATGGGCATGCCGTTCCACGCCCGCAAGCGGTTCGCCGGTCTCACGCTCCGCGCCACCGACGCAGACATCGCCGTCGGCGCCGGCCCGGAGGTGCGCGGGCCGGCGCTGTCGCTGCTGCTGCTGGCCACCGGACGCGCGGAGGTCGCCGCACCCGCGCTCTCAGGGGCGGGCGTGGACGCGCTCCCGCGCTGA
- the rsfS gene encoding ribosome silencing factor, whose amino-acid sequence MTATDHAVQLVTTAALAAADKLATDIIAFDVSEQLAITDAFVLASGSNDRQVKAIVDEVEDKLREIGAKPVRREGERDGRWVLIDYGEIVVHVQHEEERQFYALERLWRDCPAIPLPAEVKDPRGPSGPSGAE is encoded by the coding sequence ATGACCGCCACCGACCACGCCGTCCAGCTCGTCACCACGGCCGCCCTCGCGGCCGCCGACAAGCTCGCCACCGACATCATCGCGTTCGACGTCAGCGAGCAGCTGGCCATCACCGACGCGTTCGTGCTCGCCTCGGGCAGCAACGACCGCCAGGTCAAGGCGATCGTCGACGAGGTCGAGGACAAGCTGCGCGAGATCGGCGCCAAGCCGGTCCGGCGCGAGGGGGAGCGCGACGGGCGCTGGGTGCTGATCGACTACGGCGAGATCGTGGTCCACGTCCAGCACGAGGAGGAGCGCCAGTTCTACGCGCTCGAGCGGCTGTGGCGCGACTGCCCGGCGATCCCGCTGCCCGCCGAGGTCAAGGACCCCCGCGGGCCTTCCGGGCCGTCGGGGGCCGAGTAG
- a CDS encoding DMT family transporter, whose amino-acid sequence MIWLAAAFALASAATTALSTSTQHLATGRAPDGTGLVVLMRFLVRRPEWLLALMLGPVGFTFHVLALHHGPIALVQPLAIMGIVFAVPIRAALARTWPSPTELGAVVVTAAALSVLLLASDARSVEQAPPMFTLLLAVGAAACGAVAALALAGAAGHATARAFLLGCASGVLFGLMAVLIEASQLYLDEHGPLGLATTWLPYALVAAGLSGVSVNQLAYRQARLSASMPVLNVVNVLLTLGFAYVVFREVPDHSLGSVAASAGAIAALCWGLWTLARIEDDLPDVAVAHDDVLGGRHLG is encoded by the coding sequence GTGATCTGGTTGGCCGCTGCGTTCGCCCTGGCCAGCGCCGCGACCACCGCGCTCTCGACGTCGACCCAGCACCTGGCGACCGGCAGGGCCCCGGACGGCACCGGTCTCGTGGTCCTGATGAGGTTCCTCGTACGGCGCCCGGAGTGGCTGCTGGCGCTGATGCTCGGACCGGTCGGCTTCACGTTCCACGTGCTCGCGCTGCACCACGGCCCGATCGCGTTGGTGCAGCCGCTGGCGATCATGGGCATCGTGTTCGCCGTCCCGATCCGGGCGGCGCTCGCGCGCACCTGGCCCTCCCCCACGGAGCTCGGAGCCGTGGTCGTCACCGCCGCGGCGCTCTCCGTGCTCCTGCTGGCCTCCGACGCGCGGTCGGTGGAGCAGGCACCGCCGATGTTCACGCTGCTGCTCGCCGTGGGCGCCGCCGCGTGCGGCGCGGTGGCGGCGCTGGCGCTCGCGGGCGCCGCGGGCCACGCGACGGCCCGGGCGTTCCTGCTGGGGTGCGCGTCCGGCGTGCTGTTCGGGTTGATGGCGGTGCTGATCGAGGCCAGTCAGCTCTACCTCGACGAGCACGGCCCGCTCGGGCTCGCGACGACCTGGCTGCCCTACGCACTGGTGGCCGCCGGGCTGAGCGGGGTCTCGGTCAACCAGCTCGCCTACCGGCAGGCCCGGCTCTCGGCCTCGATGCCGGTCCTCAACGTCGTCAACGTGCTGCTGACGCTCGGCTTCGCGTACGTCGTGTTCCGCGAGGTGCCCGATCACTCGCTCGGGTCGGTCGCCGCGTCGGCCGGCGCGATCGCCGCCCTGTGCTGGGGCCTGTGGACCCTGGCGCGGATCGAGGACGACCTACCGGACGTGGCCGTCGCCCACGACGACGTACTTGGTGGACGTCATCTCGGGTAG
- a CDS encoding histidine kinase: MTHRRHADLLLGAGVVVVLSVVVASDQGRGGSVSPVAHVWAVGFGALMLIRRQHPVLVLWLTALGFLSYHAAGFPSIGVALPMAAALYSASEMGRIVPAGAAALATLSVATCYRLLAGQEPAFVLGYELVSHAALMAAVIVLGHSVRTARRLRTRTDQVSRLLERQGALDADARIREDRMHLARELHDSIGHSLSVASLYTNVAREATDDDKRSEALDLARSGISDSLAQLRRTVGLLREARREPDAGPGLADLPHLAAAPVAAGYDVTLDVADVRPGPEVEAVVFRVVQEAVTNTLRHSSGTRVRVQVVDEEGRVTVTVADDGDPVAPADLRQGHGLAGLAERVADLGGTFEAAPTADGWLVRAAIPNESAGR; encoded by the coding sequence GTGACACACCGGCGGCACGCCGACCTCCTGCTCGGCGCAGGCGTGGTCGTCGTGCTGTCCGTCGTGGTCGCCTCCGACCAGGGACGCGGAGGGTCGGTCAGCCCGGTCGCCCACGTGTGGGCGGTCGGGTTCGGCGCGCTCATGCTCATCCGGCGTCAGCACCCCGTCCTGGTCCTGTGGCTGACGGCCCTCGGGTTCCTCAGCTATCACGCGGCGGGGTTCCCGTCGATCGGGGTCGCGCTTCCGATGGCCGCGGCGCTCTACTCGGCGAGCGAGATGGGCCGGATCGTCCCCGCTGGGGCCGCGGCACTCGCAACGCTCTCGGTCGCCACCTGCTACCGCCTGCTCGCCGGTCAGGAGCCGGCCTTCGTGCTGGGCTACGAGCTGGTCTCGCACGCGGCGCTGATGGCGGCGGTCATCGTCCTGGGACACAGCGTGCGGACGGCCCGCCGGCTGCGCACGAGGACCGACCAGGTGTCCCGCCTCCTCGAGCGGCAGGGCGCGCTCGACGCCGACGCGCGGATCCGAGAGGACCGGATGCACCTGGCGCGGGAGCTGCACGACTCCATCGGGCACTCGCTCTCCGTCGCGTCGCTCTACACCAACGTCGCTCGTGAGGCGACGGACGACGACAAGCGCTCCGAGGCGCTGGACCTGGCCCGGTCCGGGATCTCCGACTCGCTGGCGCAGCTGCGTCGTACCGTCGGGCTGCTGCGGGAGGCACGCCGCGAGCCGGACGCGGGTCCGGGCCTCGCCGACCTGCCGCACCTCGCGGCCGCGCCCGTCGCGGCAGGCTACGACGTGACGCTCGACGTCGCCGATGTCCGGCCGGGCCCGGAGGTCGAGGCGGTGGTCTTCCGGGTGGTCCAGGAGGCGGTCACCAACACCCTCCGGCACTCGTCAGGCACCCGGGTCCGCGTGCAGGTCGTCGACGAGGAGGGACGCGTCACCGTGACCGTCGCCGACGACGGTGACCCGGTCGCGCCGGCGGACCTGCGCCAGGGGCACGGCCTCGCCGGCCTCGCCGAGCGGGTCGCCGACCTCGGCGGGACCTTCGAGGCGGCGCCGACCGCCGACGGGTGGCTGGTGCGCGCCGCCATCCCCAACGAAAGTGCAGGGCGATGA
- a CDS encoding glutamate-5-semialdehyde dehydrogenase, with translation MSISPDLAEVARNARTASRALAIATQATKDAALHAMAEALVARSDELLRANAEDVARAEADGTPANIIDRLRLTPERLEGMAQGLRDVAGLADPVGEVVRGGVLPNGLELRQVRVPFGVVGMIYEARPNVTADAAGICLKSGNAVLLRGSSSARSSNAAIVTVLRDAVASAGLDADVVQLVPGDTHESVKELMRARGLVDVLIPRGGAGLIRSVVEESMVPVIETGAGNCHVYVDAAADLDKALAIVLNAKTHRTSVCNAAESLLVHADVADAFLPRVVAALQERDVTIHGDDAFTSYEGVVPATDDDYAEEYLSLDIAAAVVPDIDAAIDHIRRYSSAHSDAIVTDDQRAARRFVAEVDSAAVLVNASTRFTDGGEFGFGAEIGISTQKLHARGPMGLPEMTSTKYVVVGDGHVR, from the coding sequence GTGAGTATCTCGCCCGACCTCGCCGAAGTCGCCCGAAACGCCCGAACCGCCAGCCGCGCGCTGGCGATCGCCACCCAGGCGACCAAGGACGCGGCGCTGCACGCCATGGCCGAGGCTCTGGTGGCGCGATCGGACGAGCTGCTCCGGGCCAACGCCGAGGACGTCGCCCGCGCGGAGGCCGACGGCACGCCGGCCAACATCATCGACCGGCTGCGGCTGACGCCGGAGCGGCTCGAGGGCATGGCGCAGGGCCTGCGCGACGTCGCCGGGCTCGCCGACCCGGTCGGCGAGGTCGTGCGCGGCGGGGTGCTCCCCAACGGGCTCGAGCTGCGCCAGGTGCGGGTGCCGTTCGGCGTGGTCGGCATGATCTACGAGGCGCGCCCCAACGTCACCGCCGACGCCGCCGGCATCTGCCTCAAGTCCGGCAACGCGGTGCTCCTTCGTGGCTCCTCCAGCGCGCGGTCCAGCAACGCGGCGATCGTCACGGTCCTGCGCGACGCCGTGGCGAGCGCCGGCCTCGACGCCGACGTCGTCCAGCTGGTGCCGGGCGACACCCACGAGAGCGTCAAGGAGCTGATGCGGGCGCGCGGGCTGGTCGACGTGCTGATCCCGCGCGGCGGCGCCGGCCTCATCCGCTCCGTCGTCGAGGAGTCGATGGTGCCGGTCATCGAGACCGGCGCCGGCAACTGCCACGTCTACGTCGACGCCGCCGCCGATCTCGACAAGGCCCTCGCGATCGTCCTCAACGCCAAGACCCACCGCACCTCGGTGTGCAACGCCGCCGAGTCGCTGCTCGTCCACGCCGATGTCGCCGACGCGTTCCTGCCGCGCGTGGTCGCCGCCCTGCAGGAGCGCGACGTCACGATCCACGGCGACGACGCCTTCACGTCGTACGAAGGCGTGGTGCCCGCGACCGACGACGACTACGCCGAGGAGTACCTCTCGCTCGACATCGCCGCAGCGGTCGTGCCCGACATCGACGCGGCGATCGACCACATCCGGCGCTACTCCAGCGCCCACAGCGACGCGATCGTCACCGACGACCAGCGCGCCGCGCGGCGGTTCGTCGCCGAGGTCGACTCGGCCGCGGTGCTCGTCAACGCCTCGACGCGCTTCACCGACGGCGGTGAGTTCGGCTTCGGCGCCGAGATCGGCATCAGCACCCAGAAGCTGCACGCCCGCGGCCCGATGGGACTACCCGAGATGACGTCCACCAAGTACGTCGTCGTGGGCGACGGCCACGTCCGGTAG
- a CDS encoding CDP-alcohol phosphatidyltransferase family protein, whose amino-acid sequence MAGSADRIYADASTERLNTSATVVTFVRTVATLVLSLWGAYEGSLTLLVAGLVTYWVGDTLDGEIARWRDCETRIGGVIDMICDRLSCGAFYVGLAWLQPSPLFGDEPMELVAIPVGVYLFEFMVIDMFLSLAFLAWPIRSPNYFYVVDRRIYLWNWSRLGKAANSGLFAVLLLVTGWVWLALAIAIALLVLKCVSLKWLFDLGLPVPERTAAPA is encoded by the coding sequence ATGGCAGGCTCCGCGGACCGGATCTACGCCGACGCGTCCACCGAGCGGCTGAACACCTCGGCGACCGTCGTCACCTTCGTGCGCACGGTCGCGACGCTGGTCCTCTCCCTGTGGGGCGCCTACGAGGGCAGCCTCACGCTGCTCGTCGCGGGCCTGGTCACCTACTGGGTCGGTGACACGCTCGACGGCGAGATCGCCCGCTGGCGCGACTGCGAGACCCGCATCGGCGGCGTGATCGACATGATCTGCGACCGCCTCAGCTGTGGGGCGTTCTACGTCGGGCTCGCCTGGCTGCAGCCGTCGCCGCTGTTCGGGGACGAGCCCATGGAGCTGGTCGCGATCCCGGTCGGGGTCTACCTGTTCGAGTTCATGGTCATCGACATGTTCCTGTCGCTGGCCTTCCTCGCCTGGCCGATCCGCAGCCCCAATTACTTCTACGTCGTCGACCGCCGCATCTACCTGTGGAACTGGTCGCGGCTCGGCAAGGCCGCGAACTCCGGGCTCTTCGCGGTCCTGCTGCTGGTCACCGGATGGGTGTGGCTGGCGCTGGCCATCGCGATCGCGCTGCTCGTGCTGAAGTGCGTCTCTCTGAAGTGGCTCTTCGACCTGGGCCTCCCGGTCCCCGAACGGACGGCCGCCCCAGCATGA
- a CDS encoding histidine phosphatase family protein — protein sequence MRDERGRTETRRLVLLRHGRTEWNATHRIQGQLDPGLDDTGRAEARAVAPVVAALGPAVLWSSDLARARETAEQVAAASRLVPTYDERLREFHLGERQGLTHAEYERLAPEEFARFRAGEWDEVPGAEHPEAAAKRYAAALHDLLATLAPGETGVVVSHGAVTRTGLVSFLGWPRETARDLRALGNCARVELHERAVGRWALAAYNVLPVVE from the coding sequence GTGAGGGACGAACGAGGGCGTACCGAGACCCGTCGGCTGGTCCTGCTCCGCCACGGACGCACCGAGTGGAACGCCACCCACCGCATCCAGGGCCAGCTCGACCCCGGCCTCGACGACACCGGCCGCGCGGAGGCGCGAGCGGTCGCGCCCGTGGTCGCTGCCCTGGGGCCGGCCGTGCTGTGGTCCTCCGACCTCGCCCGAGCGCGGGAGACCGCCGAGCAGGTCGCCGCCGCGTCGAGACTGGTCCCGACCTACGACGAGCGGCTGCGGGAGTTCCACCTGGGGGAGCGCCAGGGACTGACGCACGCCGAGTACGAGCGGCTCGCCCCCGAGGAGTTCGCCCGGTTCCGCGCGGGCGAGTGGGACGAGGTGCCCGGCGCAGAACACCCCGAGGCGGCCGCGAAGAGGTACGCCGCCGCCCTGCACGACCTGCTGGCGACGCTCGCGCCGGGGGAGACCGGCGTGGTGGTGTCGCACGGCGCCGTCACCCGCACCGGCCTGGTGTCGTTCCTCGGCTGGCCAAGGGAGACAGCCCGCGACCTCCGCGCGCTCGGCAACTGCGCGCGGGTCGAGCTCCACGAGCGCGCTGTGGGACGATGGGCGCTGGCGGCGTACAACGTCCTTCCGGTGGTCGAGTAG
- a CDS encoding VTT domain-containing protein produces the protein MILWLSTFGFSIASALLPFLPIEVYIVGAGAAEPGVPAAVSLGIAAGAGATIGKIIWYEAARRGIDSAWAQKKLAKPKVKASYEKWLGRMQGRPVYAAVIMFLAASAGIPPLLAMAAVGGLLKMPMWTFIPTVFVGRTIRFTLLFLGVDFALH, from the coding sequence ATGATCCTGTGGCTCTCGACGTTCGGGTTCAGCATCGCGTCCGCCCTGCTGCCGTTCCTGCCGATCGAGGTCTACATCGTCGGCGCGGGCGCCGCGGAGCCCGGGGTCCCCGCGGCCGTGTCCCTCGGGATCGCGGCGGGCGCGGGGGCGACCATCGGCAAGATCATCTGGTACGAGGCGGCCCGCCGCGGCATCGACTCCGCGTGGGCGCAGAAGAAGCTCGCCAAGCCCAAGGTGAAGGCGAGCTACGAGAAGTGGCTCGGCCGCATGCAGGGCCGCCCCGTCTACGCGGCGGTGATCATGTTCCTCGCGGCGTCGGCGGGGATCCCGCCGCTGCTCGCGATGGCGGCCGTCGGCGGCCTGCTGAAGATGCCGATGTGGACGTTCATCCCGACCGTCTTCGTGGGGCGCACCATCCGGTTCACGCTGTTGTTCCTGGGCGTGGACTTCGCCCTCCACTGA
- a CDS encoding DUF4345 domain-containing protein translates to MSALRTLGRVTGWTCIAIGGVQLVGGVRAEPGMTSDDPTVDSHVRFMGAVFAGYGLGWIDAAGSDDPDVGRMRALAGLMAAGGIARLGTRATLGRPHRFHDALLGIELAAPILVEALRRRDRVR, encoded by the coding sequence ATGTCGGCACTGAGGACGTTGGGGCGCGTGACCGGGTGGACCTGCATCGCGATCGGAGGTGTCCAGCTCGTCGGAGGGGTCCGCGCGGAGCCGGGCATGACGTCGGACGACCCGACCGTCGACTCCCACGTCCGATTCATGGGAGCCGTCTTCGCGGGCTACGGGCTGGGTTGGATCGACGCCGCCGGCTCGGACGACCCCGACGTGGGCCGGATGCGTGCACTCGCCGGGCTCATGGCCGCGGGCGGGATCGCCCGCCTCGGCACGCGCGCGACGCTGGGACGCCCCCACCGTTTCCACGACGCGCTGCTCGGCATCGAGCTGGCCGCACCGATCCTCGTGGAGGCGCTGAGACGGCGCGACCGGGTCCGGTGA
- a CDS encoding MarR family transcriptional regulator: MTTSDHDLNLGLLLFIPYRALESAVLATLREHGHDLPLSDARVFQRIGPDGSRMSELAEAAQLTKQTLTSIVDRLERAGYVTRQPDPDDARARIVTITDKGRELVELSIPAVTAVEARWEEHLGRARTDQLRRILADLREITDLRWS, from the coding sequence GTGACCACGTCGGACCACGACCTGAACCTCGGGCTGTTGCTCTTCATCCCCTACCGCGCGCTGGAGTCGGCCGTGCTCGCCACCCTGCGCGAGCACGGTCACGACCTTCCGCTCAGTGACGCCCGGGTCTTCCAGCGGATCGGACCCGACGGGTCACGCATGTCCGAGCTCGCCGAGGCCGCGCAGCTCACCAAGCAGACGCTGACCTCGATCGTCGACCGTCTCGAGCGTGCGGGCTACGTCACCCGTCAGCCCGACCCCGATGATGCTCGAGCGCGGATCGTCACGATCACCGACAAGGGCCGCGAGCTGGTCGAGCTCAGCATCCCCGCCGTGACGGCGGTCGAGGCACGCTGGGAGGAGCACCTCGGCCGGGCCCGGACCGACCAGCTGCGGCGGATCCTCGCCGACCTGCGGGAGATCACCGACCTCCGGTGGAGCTGA
- the nadD gene encoding nicotinate-nucleotide adenylyltransferase: MTEPSRRRRVGVMGGTFDPIHHGHLVAASEVQGWFGLDEVVFVPTGQPWQKSDREVSPAEHRYLMTVIATAANPRFRVSRVDIERAGPTYTIDTLRDLAAELPDADLFFITGADALTDIFSWRDADELFALAHFVGCTRPGSEMDAETLSAIPHDRVTMLEVPALAISSTDCRQRQAEGQPIWYLVPDGVVQYITKHHLYNGAS; this comes from the coding sequence GTGACCGAACCCTCCCGCCGCCGGCGGGTGGGGGTCATGGGCGGCACGTTCGACCCGATCCACCACGGTCACCTCGTGGCCGCGTCGGAGGTGCAGGGCTGGTTCGGCCTCGACGAGGTCGTGTTCGTGCCGACCGGCCAGCCGTGGCAGAAGTCCGACCGCGAGGTCTCGCCCGCCGAGCACCGCTACCTGATGACGGTCATCGCGACCGCCGCCAACCCGCGGTTCCGGGTCAGCCGGGTCGACATCGAGCGCGCGGGTCCGACGTACACCATCGACACGCTGCGCGACCTGGCCGCGGAGCTGCCCGACGCCGACCTGTTCTTCATCACCGGCGCCGACGCGCTGACCGACATCTTCAGCTGGCGCGACGCCGACGAGCTGTTCGCGCTGGCGCACTTCGTCGGCTGCACCCGCCCCGGCTCGGAGATGGACGCGGAGACGCTGTCGGCCATCCCGCACGACCGGGTGACCATGCTGGAGGTCCCGGCGCTGGCCATCTCGTCGACCGACTGCCGCCAGCGGCAGGCCGAGGGCCAGCCGATCTGGTACCTCGTACCCGACGGTGTCGTGCAGTACATCACCAAGCACCACCTCTACAACGGAGCGTCATGA
- a CDS encoding MFS transporter, with protein sequence MTRKIGTLIAVYVAALAINLDVTIVNVGLPSIAAELDASTRGLQWVVDAYNLTFAALVLAAGSLSDRFGRRPALIIGLLGFATMNAIGAAVDTTGALIAARFGMGAFAALIFPTTLSIISNTFTDRRQRAAALGGWGAVVGIGVAAGPVTGGAFLEHFYWGSIFLALVPLALLGAALAYLLVPESRDPAVPRLDLRGLAVSIAMLGLLVHTVIEAPERGWGSTGTLLGLAGSAVLVVAFVVVERSVEHPMLDVTLFADRRFSAAAGAVTVVFFALSGFIFLITQYFQVIRDYGPLSTGARILPVAGSIALASIVGGVLAPRVGTRVLVVTGLVFFGSAMLWIAGVVEVDTPYATVIVSQMVLMGLGIGLIQTPATESIMQVLPPARAGVGSAVNDATRELGATLGVAVVGAVFSSVFGARLAESAFAATGQAEAAGDSVHVASVIAGGDPTLLGAVQDSFLSGLAIGCVTVAVVCFVGAIAGAVALPGRGFVAASDEAGERPLSSTGGR encoded by the coding sequence ATGACCCGCAAGATCGGGACCCTCATCGCGGTGTACGTCGCTGCGCTCGCGATCAACCTCGACGTCACGATCGTGAACGTCGGCCTGCCGAGCATCGCGGCCGAGCTCGATGCCAGCACTCGTGGGTTGCAGTGGGTCGTCGACGCCTACAACCTCACGTTCGCCGCGCTGGTCCTGGCCGCCGGAAGCCTGTCGGACCGGTTCGGGCGGCGTCCGGCGCTGATCATCGGCCTGCTCGGCTTCGCGACGATGAACGCGATCGGGGCCGCGGTGGACACCACCGGTGCGTTGATCGCCGCGCGGTTCGGGATGGGGGCGTTCGCGGCCCTCATCTTCCCGACCACGCTCTCGATCATCTCCAACACGTTCACCGACCGGAGGCAGCGCGCGGCGGCCCTCGGCGGATGGGGTGCCGTCGTCGGCATCGGCGTCGCGGCGGGGCCGGTGACCGGCGGCGCGTTCCTCGAGCACTTCTACTGGGGCAGCATCTTCCTGGCGCTGGTCCCGCTCGCGTTGCTCGGCGCCGCGCTCGCGTATCTGCTGGTCCCCGAGTCGCGCGATCCCGCCGTCCCGCGCCTGGACCTGCGCGGCCTGGCGGTCTCGATCGCAATGCTGGGCCTCCTGGTGCACACGGTGATCGAGGCGCCCGAGCGGGGGTGGGGGAGCACCGGGACGCTGCTGGGCCTGGCGGGCTCGGCGGTCCTCGTCGTCGCGTTCGTGGTCGTGGAGCGCTCGGTGGAGCACCCGATGCTCGACGTCACGCTCTTCGCCGATCGCCGGTTCAGCGCGGCGGCCGGTGCGGTGACCGTCGTGTTCTTCGCGCTGTCCGGCTTCATCTTCCTGATCACCCAGTACTTCCAGGTGATCCGCGACTACGGACCGCTGTCCACCGGTGCGCGCATCCTTCCTGTCGCCGGGTCGATCGCGCTGGCATCGATCGTCGGCGGGGTGCTCGCGCCGCGGGTCGGCACCCGCGTCCTGGTGGTCACCGGGCTGGTCTTCTTCGGGTCGGCGATGCTGTGGATCGCCGGCGTCGTGGAGGTGGACACGCCGTACGCGACGGTCATCGTCAGCCAGATGGTGCTGATGGGGCTCGGGATCGGCCTGATCCAGACCCCGGCGACGGAGTCGATCATGCAGGTGCTGCCGCCCGCCCGCGCCGGCGTCGGGTCGGCGGTGAACGACGCGACCCGTGAGCTGGGGGCGACGCTCGGCGTCGCGGTCGTGGGCGCGGTGTTCTCCTCGGTCTTCGGGGCGCGGCTGGCCGAGAGCGCGTTCGCGGCGACGGGGCAGGCGGAGGCGGCGGGCGACTCCGTCCACGTCGCCTCCGTGATCGCCGGCGGCGACCCGACCCTGCTCGGTGCGGTGCAGGACTCGTTCCTGTCCGGACTGGCCATCGGTTGCGTGACCGTCGCCGTGGTCTGCTTCGTCGGCGCGATCGCGGGCGCTGTCGCCCTGCCCGGCCGGGGTTTCGTGGCGGCGTCCGACGAGGCGGGCGAGCGTCCGCTCAGCTCCACCGGAGGTCGGTGA